Proteins encoded by one window of Geoalkalibacter sp.:
- a CDS encoding DUF4212 domain-containing protein, with protein sequence MSDNSRLHVNFFAPSTPNMKAEVFIAAAILGIWGLLSFGLPLLIWLAGLGDPQGLGRSFITEARFLGFPLHYWLIAQGCTIGYVLLCKLYCILWDKKVPRIHSSGGPRP encoded by the coding sequence ATGAGCGACAATTCCAGACTCCACGTCAATTTCTTTGCTCCATCAACCCCCAACATGAAGGCCGAGGTCTTCATCGCCGCCGCCATCCTCGGCATCTGGGGCCTGCTGAGCTTCGGCCTGCCCCTGCTCATCTGGCTGGCCGGACTGGGCGACCCGCAAGGGCTGGGACGCTCCTTCATCACCGAGGCGCGCTTCCTCGGTTTTCCCCTCCATTATTGGCTCATCGCCCAGGGCTGCACCATCGGTTATGTCTTGCTGTGCAAGCTGTACTGCATTCTGTGGGACAAAAAAGTCCCCCGCATTCATTCTTCCGGAGGTCCCCGCCCATGA
- the ubiE gene encoding bifunctional demethylmenaquinone methyltransferase/2-methoxy-6-polyprenyl-1,4-benzoquinol methylase UbiE — MDQLSDKGRRIREMFDGIAPRYDLLNRLLSLGIDRRWRTFAVRQLQVPEQGRVLDIATGTGDVALEIARRTPASVRIVGEDFTQGMLVRGREKITASPYAERIQLVNAPCEAIPHPADCFDGITIAFGIRNVVDRPAGLREMCRVLKPGGRAVILEFSHPRSRLFREIYYFYFRRLLPLIGGLLSRRSAYQYLPDSVLEFPDQQQFREMMAAAGFVNLNAYDLTGGIVTVYVGEKPR, encoded by the coding sequence ATGGACCAGTTGTCCGACAAGGGCCGTCGCATCCGCGAGATGTTCGACGGCATCGCCCCGCGCTACGACCTGCTCAATCGCCTGTTGTCCCTGGGCATTGATCGTCGCTGGCGCACCTTTGCCGTGCGGCAGTTGCAGGTGCCCGAGCAGGGGCGGGTGCTCGACATCGCCACCGGCACCGGTGACGTGGCCCTGGAAATCGCCCGCCGGACCCCGGCCTCGGTGCGCATCGTCGGTGAGGATTTCACCCAGGGCATGCTGGTGCGCGGCCGCGAAAAAATCACTGCCTCTCCCTACGCCGAGCGCATTCAGCTGGTCAATGCGCCCTGCGAAGCCATCCCCCATCCCGCCGATTGCTTCGACGGCATCACCATCGCCTTCGGCATCCGCAACGTGGTTGATCGGCCCGCGGGCCTGCGCGAAATGTGTCGCGTGCTCAAGCCGGGCGGTCGTGCCGTGATCCTCGAATTCTCCCACCCCCGCAGCCGCTTGTTCCGGGAAATCTACTACTTCTATTTCCGTCGCCTGTTGCCGCTCATCGGCGGCCTGCTTTCCCGGCGCAGCGCCTATCAGTACCTGCCCGATTCCGTCCTCGAATTTCCCGATCAGCAGCAATTTCGCGAGATGATGGCCGCCGCGGGATTCGTCAACCTCAACGCCTATGATCTCACCGGCGGCATCGTCACCGTCTATGTCGGAGAAAAGCCGCGCTGA